One Mytilus trossulus isolate FHL-02 chromosome 5, PNRI_Mtr1.1.1.hap1, whole genome shotgun sequence DNA segment encodes these proteins:
- the LOC134718121 gene encoding ankyrin-1-like, producing the protein MKMETEQDEAIPKNIRDQIENEIKEWEIKDKMFVTTRASEHVLECLQDNSCLTLTAPSGVGKSFIARHTALVLQKEGYKIIPVRKQDDIRDYYQPGKQTVFIIDDICGNFTANQQQIENWQQLLPVIKTIIADKCCKIIVSCRLQVYRDDKFNILEPFKTCECHLMSDKLCLTAEEKDIMASMYIDSSLDNIDKLSQNSEFFPLLCSLYLREKHGDVKAFFKNPFFVYQTELDSLGRHGDEGNYKICSLALLVLFNNQLKDKWIQGTVTRDQQQLIETTCDACGLNRGTSKAKLKEALLTLEGTFVHKQDGIYRTVHDKLFDFIAHYFGQKMIECLIDHADSDFVHERFIWRNSTDEGKSNIDFIIQIPDENFELYLERFIKDWSTGKVRVTFMNTNLTVSEFRQQLLKHLQNLSKSFQVTLANTCYTVFSKEHYGSGTTPLITTCFYGFTDRVKWILHNDVDVDQCRDDGISGLYFASQNGHTEIVKLLLERNPNVDLCDNKGCSPLRQASQEGHTDIVQLLLEKSPNIDLCDNDGTSPLCMASQEGHTDIVKLLLERNPSIDLCQKGGCSPLFIASQNGHTEIVKLLLERNPNIDLCQNNGCSPLYVASQNGNTAVVKLLLEKNPNIDLCQEDGISPLYIASENGHTDVVKLLLEKNPDIDLCQNGGCSPLYIASQNGNTDVVKLLLERNANVDLCQNDGCSPLYMASQEGYIDIVKLLLEKNPNVDICDKDGWTPLRQASQSPLYIASRVGHTDIVKLLLERNPNIDICSNDGRSPLYMTSHGGHTEIVKLLLEKNPNIDLCQKDGCSPLNIASQNGHAEIVKLLLERNPNIDLCQMNGCSPLYIASQNGHTEIAKLLLEKNPNIDLCDKSGWSPLYIASMNGHTEIVKLLLERNANFDLCDENGDSPLSVATLFGYTDIEKLLLKRNHDNDLCDTDG; encoded by the exons atgaaaatggaAACTGAGCAGGACGAAGCTATACCAAAGAATATCAGAG aCCAAATAGAAAACGAAATAAAAGAATGGGAAATAAAGGATAAGATGTTTGTGACTACAAGAGCAAGTGAGCACGTCCTAGAGTGTTTACAGGACAACAGTTGTTTGACTTTAACTGCTCCATCAGGAGTAGGAAAATCTTTTATTGCAAGACACACAGCACTAGTTTTACAAAAGGAAGGGTACAAAATAATACCAGTAAGAAAACAGGATGATATCAGAGATTATTATCAACCTGGTAAACAGACAGTCTTCATCATAGATGATATTTGTGGAAATTTTACTGCCAATCAACAACAGATTGAAAACTGGCAACAACTGTTACCTGtgattaaaacaattattgcaGACAAATGTTGTAAGATTATTGTATCTTGTAGGTTACAAGTTTATAGAGATGATAAGTTTAATATATTAGAACCTTTTAAGACCTGTGAATGTCATTTAATGTCAGATAAGTTATGCCTTACAGCTGAAGAAAAAGATATTATGGCAAGTATGTATATTGATTCAAGTTTAGACAATATTGATAAACTATCACAAAATAGTGAATTCTTTCCTCTTTTATGCTCTTTATATCTTAGGGAAAAACATGGAGATGTTAAGGCATTTTTCAAAAATCCATTTTTCGTCTATCAAACTGAACTAGACAGTTTGGGTAGGCATGGAGATGAGGGGAACTATAAAATATGCAGTCTAGCTTTACTAGTTCTCTTTAATAATCAGCTGAAAGACAAATGGATCCAGGGTACAGTAACACGTGATCAACAACAACTTATCGAAACTACATGTGATGCTTGTGGATTGAACAGAGGTACTTCCAAGGCAAAACTAAAAGAGGCCCTTCTCACTCTAGaaggtacatttgtacataaacAGGATGGTATATATAGAACTGTACATGATAAATTGTTTGACTTCATTGCTCATTACTTTGGTCAGAAAATGATTGAATGTTTAATAGACCATGCTGATAGTGATTTTGTTCATGAACGCTTCATATGGAGGAATTCAACAGATGAAGGAAAAAGTAACATAGACTTCATTATTCAAATACCAGACgaaaattttgaattgtatttAGAAAGGTTTATAAAGGACTGGTCAACAGGAAAAGTGAGAGTTACATTTATGAACACTAATTTGACAGTTTCAGAATTTAGACAACAGCTTTTAAAGCATTTACAAAATCTGAGCAAATCATTTCAAGTCACATTAGCCAATACATGTTACACAGTATTTTCAAAAGAGCACTATGGATCAGGTACTACTCCACTGATAACGACTTGTTTTTATGGTTTTACTGATAGGGTAAAGTGGATATTACATAATGATGTAGATGTGGATCAGTGTAGAGATGATGGGATAAGTGGACTGTACTTTGCAAGTCAGAATGGACATACTGAAATAGTTAAGCTGTTGTTAGAGAGAAATCCTAACGTTGATCTATGTGACAATAAGGGATGTAGTCCACTGAGACAGGCAAGTCAGGAAGGACACACTGATATAGTACAGTTGTTGTTAGAGAAGTCTCCTAATATTGATCTATGTGACAATGATGGGACTAGTCCTCTGTGTATGGCAAGTCAGGAAGGTCATACTGATATAGTAAAGTTGTTGCTAGAGAGAAATCCTAGCATTGATCTATGTCAAAAGGGTGGATGTAGTCCTCTGTTTATTGCAAGTCAGAACGGACATACTGAAATAGTAAAGTTGTTGTTAGAGAGAAATCCCAACATTGATCTATGTCAAAATAATGGATGTAGTCCTCTATACGTTGCAAGTCAAAACGGAAATACTGCTGTAGTAAAGTTGTTGTTAGAGAAGAATCCTAACATCGATCTATGTCAAGAGGATGGAATTAGTCCTCTGTACATTGCAAGTGAAAACGGACATACTGATGTAGTAAAGTTGTTGTTAGAGAAGAATCCTGACATTGATCTATGTCAAAATGGTGGATGTAGTCCTCTGTATATTGCAAGTCAAAACGGAAATACTGATGTAGTAAAGTTGTTGTTAGAGAGGAATGCTAACGTTGATCTATGTCAAAATGATGGATGTAGTCCTCTGTACATGGCAAGCCAGGAAGGATATATTGATATAGTAAAGTTGTTGTTAGAGAAAAATCCTAATGTTGATATATGTGACAAAGATGGCTGGACTCCTCTGAGACAGGCAA GCCAGAGTCCACTGTACATAGCAAGTCGGGTAGGACATACTGATATAGTGAAGTTGTTGTTAGAGAGGAATCctaatattgatatatgtagCAATGATGGACGTAGTCCTCTGTACATGACAAGTCACGGTGGACATACTGAAATAGTAAAGTTGTTGTTAGAGAAGAATCCTAACATCGATCTATGTCAAAAGGATGGTTGTAGTCCTCTGAACATTGCAAGTCAAAACGGACATGCTGAAATAGTAAAGTTGTTGTTAGAGAGGAATCCTAACATTGATCTATGTCAAATGAATGGATGTAGTCCTCTGTACATTGCAAGTCAGAACGGACATACTGAAATAGCAAAGTTGTTGTTAGAGAAGAATCCTAACATTGATCTATGTGACAAAAGTGGCTGGAGTCCTTTATACATTGCAAGTATGAATGGACATACTGAAATTGTGAAGTTGTTGTTAGAGAGAAATGCTAACTTTGATCTATGTGACGAAAATGGCGATAGTCCACTGTCCGTGGCAACATTATTTGGATATACTGATATAGAAAAATTGTTGTTAAAACGAAATCATGATAATGATCTATGTGACACTGATGGCTGA